The genome window TGTAGATAGTGAAGAAAAAGAAGATTTCCAAATAGCTATTGAAATTAAAAATCTTAAAATAGACCTTCAGGACTTAATACATAAAAATATGAGAAAAATCAAAAAAGAAATGCCAATCAGCATGATTGAAAATATTTTATCCGAAAACATCAATTCATACATTGAAAACACCACAAAATCCCTAAATCTAAATTTAAGTGAAGATAAAATCGATGAAATCTATAAAACAACTAGTTTTAATATTAAAATAACTGCTTTAAAAGTTAAACAAGCCATGATTTTACTTGACAGAGATGCCAATGCCATTGTTGATATGTTCTTTCCAAACTGCATGTATTCTTATCTTTTAAAAGATTCTAGAATAGAATTAATCGGAATGTGTGATAAAATTGAGATAATTGATGGAAAATATTATCCAATTAGCACCAAAAGTACAATCCCCCCACTTAAAGGGGTTTGGAATGCTGATGCAATTGAATTAGTCGCTAATGCTATTCTAATAGAAGAAGAATTTGATACGGAAGTTTTTGTTGGATTTGTTCACTATACTGCTCTTGATGAGAAAAGACCTGTAATAATGGATGTTAATTTAAGAAAAGGATTGTTTGAAGTAATAAATGAAGTTAAGGAAATAATCAATAATAAAAAGTATCCTAAAGTTAAGACAAGCGAGAAAAAATGTGGAAATTGCGAATATAAAACAATTTGTTTAAAGGATTGATTAATAACGAATATTATCCCCTAACTTACTTATATCAAAAACAGCAGTATCTGCTATCGCCATTACAGCTAAAACACCAGCTTGAAGTGGATCCGTAATTATTAAATCTGCGTATTTTGTAACACTCCCAGGCATATTTAAACAAATAACCATTAAATTACTTTCTTCTTTTATTTTTTTAACCGTTTTTGTAATTTCTCCTCCCATTAGTGAACCTGCTAGAACTAATGCACCAACACGAGGAAGTCTGGAAATTGATTCAATAGCTTCAGCCAGTTCTTTTTCACCAACTAATGGAATTGTATCAATACTAATGCGTTCACCACGAATATTATGCCTATCAGCTTCTGCAATAGCCCCCATAGCTACTTGAGAAACTTGTGCTCCACCACCAACTATGATTATTCTTTTTCCATAGATATCTAATTGAGAAGCATGTAATTCAACAGATTTAACTTCGTCTATCTTTTCAATATCCAATACTAACTCATCA of Methanobrevibacter oralis contains these proteins:
- the cas4 gene encoding CRISPR-associated protein Cas4 — protein: MINISSIKLNMYCPMKLYIQTHVDSEEKEDFQIAIEIKNLKIDLQDLIHKNMRKIKKEMPISMIENILSENINSYIENTTKSLNLNLSEDKIDEIYKTTSFNIKITALKVKQAMILLDRDANAIVDMFFPNCMYSYLLKDSRIELIGMCDKIEIIDGKYYPISTKSTIPPLKGVWNADAIELVANAILIEEEFDTEVFVGFVHYTALDEKRPVIMDVNLRKGLFEVINEVKEIINNKKYPKVKTSEKKCGNCEYKTICLKD
- a CDS encoding DUF5612 domain-containing protein, producing the protein MKDYSITIKTDEKKGVLDDITDIITSHGVNISYVHLFVEKNKTGSINLELENVKNIDELVLDIEKIDEVKSVELHASQLDIYGKRIIIVGGGAQVSQVAMGAIAEADRHNIRGERISIDTIPLVGEKELAEAIESISRLPRVGALVLAGSLMGGEITKTVKKIKEESNLMVICLNMPGSVTKYADLIITDPLQAGVLAVMAIADTAVFDISKLGDNIRY